From one Micromonospora siamensis genomic stretch:
- a CDS encoding mechanosensitive ion channel family protein has protein sequence MKDNFGDAVGDALRSVMLFLPKAVAFVAILVVGWLIAKAVLKIVDKVLERVHFDRAVERGGVKTALARSRYDASDIVAKLAYYGVLLVTLQLAFGIWGPNPISDLIAGVVAWLPRAFVAIVIVVVAAAIARAVKDIIGAALGGLSYGRVLATVASVFILGLGVIAALNQIGVATAVTTPVLIAVLATVGGILVVGVGGGLVRPMQSRWESWLSRAERESSTIATHARAYREQRREEAARATPPAAPATADAVPTPPATPYDAAETTQIVSRPDEAELTQPVAPYADADRTSPTTPAVPAEPTVPSQPAPPAERPGGDAEATMIIPSQQDVDKFRR, from the coding sequence ATGAAGGACAACTTCGGGGACGCGGTGGGTGACGCGCTCCGGTCGGTGATGCTGTTCCTGCCCAAGGCGGTCGCCTTCGTGGCGATCCTGGTGGTCGGCTGGCTGATCGCCAAGGCGGTACTCAAGATTGTCGACAAGGTCCTGGAGCGGGTGCACTTCGACCGGGCGGTCGAGCGCGGCGGCGTCAAGACCGCCCTGGCCCGGTCCCGCTACGACGCCAGCGACATCGTCGCCAAGCTCGCCTACTACGGTGTGCTGCTGGTGACCCTGCAACTCGCCTTCGGCATCTGGGGCCCGAACCCCATCTCGGACCTGATCGCCGGGGTGGTCGCCTGGCTGCCGCGCGCCTTCGTGGCGATCGTCATCGTGGTGGTCGCCGCCGCCATCGCCCGGGCCGTCAAGGACATCATCGGCGCCGCGCTCGGCGGCCTGTCGTACGGCCGGGTGCTGGCCACCGTCGCCTCGGTGTTCATCCTCGGCCTGGGCGTCATCGCCGCCCTCAACCAGATCGGGGTGGCCACCGCGGTGACCACCCCGGTGCTGATCGCGGTCCTCGCCACGGTCGGCGGCATCCTGGTCGTCGGGGTGGGTGGCGGCCTGGTCCGTCCGATGCAGAGCCGCTGGGAGTCCTGGCTCAGCCGGGCCGAGCGGGAGTCCTCGACGATCGCCACGCACGCCCGCGCCTACCGGGAGCAGCGGCGTGAGGAGGCGGCCCGGGCCACCCCGCCGGCCGCCCCCGCCACCGCGGACGCCGTGCCGACCCCGCCGGCCACCCCGTACGACGCGGCCGAGACCACCCAGATCGTCTCCCGACCCGACGAGGCGGAGCTGACCCAGCCCGTCGCGCCGTACGCCGACGCCGACCGCACGTCTCCGACCACGCCGGCCGTCCCGGCGGAGCCGACCGTGCCGAGCCAGCCGGCGCCGCCCGCCGAGCGCCCGGGCGGTGACGCCGAGGCCACCATGATCATTCCGTCCCAGCAGGACGTCGACAAGTTCCGCCGCTGA
- a CDS encoding sensor histidine kinase, with translation MNSSSTAGGGRRAALTTSRWLSIMMLAMTVLVLAGGGFGAGQLAHTAAVSNRLSDRIAPARTAVGRLDVGLLEQVAAVRGYVITGDAQLLRPYDEGLRTERATVTRVRGLLAGEPAALDELDAALALADRWRADFATRLIAQRRAGTSATALAPVVQRGRLAFDAARAALTLLESRLDRVQAAGRADLDRARARRDLFFVLLLAALLLSSVVIAVLVRTTVLRPLNRLGASVRQVAGGEFDHRLRPEGPADIARLTADVETMRQTVVDALMSSRRDRDALEQQAAELRRSNEDLEQFAYVASHDLQEPLRKVASFCQMLQRRYGDRLDDRARQYIGYAVDGATRMQDLINDLLAFSRIGRVYSDEREVHLAEVFAQARSNLSGAVAEADAEIEADPMPVVHGDPTLLTMLWQNLLGNAVKFRSPDRPPRVRVTVIEEAAGWSFAVADNGIGVDPRFADKIFLIFQRLHPRGTYDGTGIGLAICKKIVEYHGGTLHLDDAYADGARFVFTLPKPTDPVVEPLPEQRDGREPVVPV, from the coding sequence GTGAACAGCAGCTCCACAGCGGGAGGCGGCCGACGGGCCGCCCTGACGACCAGCCGGTGGCTCAGCATCATGATGCTGGCGATGACCGTGCTGGTGCTCGCCGGTGGCGGGTTCGGGGCCGGGCAGCTGGCCCACACGGCCGCCGTGTCGAACCGCCTCTCCGACCGGATCGCCCCGGCCCGCACCGCCGTCGGGCGCTTGGACGTCGGCCTGTTGGAGCAGGTCGCGGCGGTTCGCGGGTACGTCATCACCGGCGACGCCCAGCTGCTGCGCCCGTACGACGAGGGGTTGCGGACCGAGCGCGCGACGGTGACCCGGGTGCGCGGCCTGCTCGCCGGCGAACCGGCGGCGCTGGACGAGCTGGACGCGGCGCTGGCGCTGGCCGACCGCTGGCGGGCCGACTTCGCCACCCGGCTGATCGCCCAGCGGCGGGCCGGAACGTCCGCGACGGCGCTGGCGCCGGTGGTGCAACGCGGCCGGCTCGCCTTCGACGCCGCCCGGGCCGCGCTGACCCTGCTGGAGAGCCGGCTGGACCGGGTGCAGGCGGCAGGGCGGGCCGACCTGGACCGGGCGCGGGCCCGGCGGGACCTGTTCTTCGTGCTGCTGCTGGCCGCCCTGCTGTTGTCCAGCGTGGTCATCGCGGTGCTGGTACGCACGACGGTGCTGCGCCCGCTGAACCGGCTCGGCGCGTCGGTGCGGCAGGTGGCCGGCGGCGAGTTCGACCACCGGCTGCGCCCGGAGGGCCCGGCCGACATCGCCCGGCTGACCGCCGACGTGGAGACCATGCGGCAGACGGTGGTCGACGCGCTGATGTCCAGCCGCCGGGACCGCGACGCGTTGGAACAGCAGGCCGCCGAGTTGCGCCGCTCCAACGAGGACCTGGAGCAGTTCGCCTACGTGGCCTCGCACGACCTGCAGGAGCCGCTGCGCAAGGTGGCGTCGTTCTGCCAGATGCTCCAGCGCCGCTACGGCGACCGGCTCGACGACCGGGCCCGGCAGTACATCGGGTACGCCGTGGACGGCGCGACCCGGATGCAGGACCTGATCAACGACCTGCTGGCGTTCTCCCGGATCGGCCGGGTCTACAGCGACGAGCGGGAGGTCCACCTGGCCGAGGTGTTCGCGCAGGCCCGCTCCAACCTGTCCGGCGCGGTGGCCGAGGCCGACGCCGAGATCGAGGCCGACCCGATGCCGGTGGTCCACGGCGACCCGACGCTGCTCACCATGCTCTGGCAGAACCTGCTCGGCAACGCGGTGAAGTTCCGCAGCCCGGACCGGCCGCCCCGGGTGCGGGTCACCGTCATCGAGGAGGCGGCGGGCTGGTCGTTCGCGGTGGCCGACAACGGCATCGGGGTCGACCCGAGGTTCGCCGACAAGATCTTCCTGATCTTCCAGCGGCTGCACCCGCGCGGCACCTACGACGGCACCGGGATCGGCCTGGCGATCTGCAAGAAGATCGTCGAGTACCACGGCGGGACGCTGCACCTGGACGACGCGTACGCCGACGGGGCGCGGTTCGTGTTCACCCTGCCGAAACCGACGGATCCGGTCGTCGAGCCGCTGCCGGAGCAGCGCGACGGACGGGAGCCGGTGGTCCCGGTCTGA
- a CDS encoding SPFH domain-containing protein: protein MGSAAAVIGLVVVVVLVVLLASLSVRLVQQYQRGIVFRFGRVLERIRQPGLHLIVPIADRMVRVSMQTTVIGVPAQGAITRDNVTLTVDAVVYYRVVDPVKALVNVRDYPSAVLQVAQTALRSVIGKADLDTVLGDRERINAELKSVIDAPTEKPWGLLIERVEVKDVALPEGMKRSMSRQAEAERERRARVIAADGEYQASRRLADASRAMADTPGAYQLRLLQTVVDVAAEKNSTLVMPFPVELLRFFDEFANGTRQQPAPAAGQPVTPVPTPQGVPAGDGHRGHPETRH from the coding sequence ATGGGAAGCGCCGCCGCCGTCATCGGCCTGGTCGTCGTCGTGGTCCTGGTGGTGCTGCTCGCGTCGCTGAGCGTCCGCCTGGTCCAGCAGTACCAGCGGGGGATCGTGTTCCGCTTCGGCCGGGTGCTGGAACGCATCCGGCAGCCCGGTCTGCACCTGATCGTGCCGATCGCGGACCGGATGGTCCGGGTGAGCATGCAGACCACCGTGATCGGCGTGCCGGCGCAGGGCGCGATCACCCGGGACAACGTCACCCTGACCGTGGACGCGGTCGTCTACTACCGGGTGGTGGACCCGGTGAAGGCGCTGGTGAACGTGCGGGACTACCCGTCGGCCGTGCTCCAGGTGGCCCAGACGGCGCTGCGCTCGGTGATCGGCAAGGCCGACCTGGACACCGTCCTCGGCGACCGCGAGCGGATCAACGCCGAACTGAAGTCGGTGATCGACGCCCCGACCGAGAAGCCGTGGGGCCTGCTGATCGAACGGGTGGAGGTCAAGGACGTCGCGCTGCCCGAGGGGATGAAGCGCTCGATGTCCCGGCAGGCCGAGGCGGAGCGGGAACGCCGGGCGCGGGTGATCGCCGCGGACGGCGAGTACCAGGCGTCCCGGCGGCTCGCCGACGCCTCCCGGGCGATGGCCGACACGCCGGGTGCGTACCAGCTGCGGCTGTTGCAGACGGTGGTGGACGTGGCGGCGGAGAAGAACAGCACGCTGGTGATGCCGTTCCCGGTCGAGCTGCTGCGGTTCTTCGACGAGTTCGCCAACGGCACCCGGCAGCAGCCCGCCCCGGCCGCCGGGCAGCCGGTCACACCGGTGCCTACCCCGCAGGGCGTACCGGCGGGGGACGGGCACCGCGGCCACCCGGAGACCCGGCACTGA
- a CDS encoding peptidoglycan recognition protein family protein, producing the protein MHFDHPELDRRTLLRAGLGAAAVAVVGSELALPSAALAATGADLDWIISCDEWGARPPADPLSISAIATNKIMLHHMAFPNVTDYSEEHAKQLARDCQDLHLDVNHWSDTGQHFTVSRGGYVLEGRHGSLERLGVGDRQMISAHCPGENGRSIGIENEGTYVTDTPPQQLLDSLVKLCTTICRQYGLHAHDIFGHWDFRATQCPGAMFYREFPALRRRVFTALGTDLADVPARRWPDIWRFVGGPVVRVAQYLLTHRGYTVPVTGVFDAATVAAVQDWQSRNGIPVDVDATLTGPTWETLAPELGKDATGIPVQAVQFMLNSKGYTDVAITGQYDWVTKKALQDLQELHGLDTNGKVSTTTWCALVGGVVRQSFTQD; encoded by the coding sequence ATGCACTTCGACCACCCCGAACTCGACCGCCGGACCCTGCTGCGGGCCGGTCTCGGCGCCGCCGCGGTCGCGGTCGTCGGCAGCGAGCTGGCCCTTCCGTCCGCCGCCCTGGCCGCCACCGGCGCCGACCTCGACTGGATCATCAGCTGCGACGAGTGGGGCGCCCGCCCGCCGGCCGACCCGCTGTCGATCAGCGCCATCGCCACCAACAAGATCATGCTGCACCACATGGCGTTTCCGAACGTCACCGACTACTCCGAGGAGCACGCCAAGCAGCTCGCCCGCGACTGCCAGGACCTGCACCTGGACGTCAACCACTGGTCCGACACCGGCCAGCACTTCACCGTCAGCCGGGGCGGGTACGTCCTGGAGGGACGACACGGCAGCCTGGAGCGGCTCGGCGTGGGCGACCGGCAGATGATCTCGGCGCACTGCCCCGGCGAGAACGGCCGGTCGATCGGCATCGAGAACGAGGGCACCTACGTCACCGACACCCCGCCGCAGCAGCTGCTGGACTCGCTGGTGAAGCTCTGCACCACCATCTGCCGGCAGTACGGGCTGCACGCCCACGACATCTTCGGCCACTGGGACTTCCGGGCCACCCAGTGCCCCGGCGCGATGTTCTACCGCGAGTTCCCCGCCCTGCGCCGCCGGGTCTTCACCGCCCTCGGCACCGACCTGGCCGACGTGCCGGCCCGCCGCTGGCCGGACATCTGGCGCTTCGTCGGCGGACCGGTGGTGCGGGTGGCGCAGTACCTGCTCACCCACCGTGGCTACACCGTGCCGGTCACCGGCGTCTTCGACGCGGCCACCGTGGCCGCCGTGCAGGACTGGCAGTCCCGCAACGGCATCCCGGTCGACGTCGACGCCACCCTCACCGGCCCCACCTGGGAGACGCTCGCCCCGGAGCTGGGCAAGGACGCCACCGGGATCCCGGTGCAGGCGGTCCAGTTCATGCTCAACTCCAAGGGCTACACCGACGTGGCGATCACCGGCCAGTACGACTGGGTGACCAAGAAGGCCCTGCAGGACCTCCAGGAGCTGCACGGGCTGGACACCAACGGCAAGGTCTCCACCACCACCTGGTGCGCCCTGGTCGGCGGCGTGGTGCGCCAGTCGTTCACCCAGGACTGA
- a CDS encoding VOC family protein: MRSRLNPYLNFPGSSRTAMEFYQRVFGGKLTMSTFAEFGNDDPALADKIMHALLETDDGFTLMASDTAPGMDHHPGNDIAICLSGDDAGQLRAWWTALVEGGTVSVPLERQMWGDEFGTCTDPYGVAWMVNITTPRD, encoded by the coding sequence ATGAGATCCCGGCTCAACCCGTACCTGAACTTCCCCGGCAGCAGCCGGACGGCGATGGAGTTCTACCAGCGCGTGTTCGGCGGCAAGCTCACCATGAGCACGTTCGCCGAGTTCGGCAACGACGACCCGGCGCTCGCCGACAAGATCATGCACGCGCTGCTGGAGACCGACGACGGCTTCACCCTGATGGCCTCCGACACCGCCCCGGGCATGGACCACCACCCGGGCAACGACATCGCGATCTGCCTCAGCGGTGACGACGCCGGGCAGCTGCGCGCCTGGTGGACGGCGCTCGTCGAGGGCGGCACCGTCTCCGTGCCGCTGGAGCGTCAGATGTGGGGCGACGAGTTCGGCACCTGCACCGACCCCTACGGCGTCGCCTGGATGGTCAACATCACGACACCCCGGGACTGA
- a CDS encoding diacylglycerol/lipid kinase family protein, with protein sequence MSSSRADLRAVPSTAERVGTVAVVAHRRKTLGGGLAELRATLADAGITDPIWYEVPKSRKAPKKARKALREGAELVFVWGGDGMVQRCADALAGSGATMAILPAGTANLFATNLGIPHDLTEAVRIGLLGRRRALDLGRVNGEHFAVMAGAGFDGEMIAEADRKLKGRLGRLAYVWTGLRHVRGEPVRMRIRVDGADWFDGEATCVLFGNVGTITGGIPAFDDARPDDGCLDVGVTTATGVMQWARTLGRMAGGRSEDSPFVRLTRGRRIRVRFGAPMTYELDGGDRGETDRLKVRVVPRALTVCCPDDPPVSPGVS encoded by the coding sequence ATGAGCAGCAGCCGGGCCGACCTGCGTGCCGTACCGTCGACCGCCGAGCGGGTGGGCACCGTCGCCGTGGTCGCCCACCGTCGCAAGACCCTCGGTGGTGGGTTGGCCGAGCTGCGCGCCACGCTCGCCGACGCCGGCATCACCGACCCGATCTGGTACGAGGTGCCCAAGAGCCGCAAGGCCCCGAAGAAGGCCCGCAAGGCGCTGCGCGAGGGCGCCGAGCTGGTCTTCGTCTGGGGCGGCGACGGCATGGTGCAGCGCTGCGCCGACGCCCTGGCCGGCTCCGGGGCGACGATGGCGATCCTGCCGGCCGGCACCGCCAACCTCTTCGCCACCAACCTCGGCATCCCGCACGATCTCACCGAGGCGGTCCGGATCGGCCTGCTCGGCCGGCGTCGCGCCCTGGACCTGGGCCGGGTCAACGGCGAGCACTTCGCGGTGATGGCCGGCGCCGGCTTCGACGGCGAGATGATCGCCGAGGCGGACCGGAAGCTCAAGGGCCGGCTGGGGCGCCTCGCGTACGTCTGGACCGGGCTGCGGCACGTGCGCGGTGAGCCGGTGCGGATGCGGATCCGGGTCGACGGGGCCGACTGGTTCGACGGCGAGGCCACCTGCGTGCTGTTCGGCAACGTCGGCACGATCACCGGCGGCATCCCCGCCTTCGACGACGCCCGCCCCGACGACGGTTGCCTGGATGTCGGGGTGACCACCGCGACCGGTGTGATGCAGTGGGCCCGCACCCTGGGCCGGATGGCGGGCGGCCGGTCGGAGGACTCGCCCTTCGTGCGGCTGACCCGGGGGCGCCGGATCAGGGTGCGGTTCGGCGCGCCGATGACCTACGAGCTGGACGGCGGCGACCGCGGCGAGACCGACCGGCTGAAGGTACGGGTGGTACCGCGGGCGCTGACCGTCTGCTGCCCGGACGACCCGCCGGTCAGTCCCGGGGTGTCGTGA